Proteins encoded by one window of Acuticoccus sp. MNP-M23:
- a CDS encoding C4-dicarboxylate TRAP transporter substrate-binding protein, producing MNKLTKALLASAVCMVPYNALATESINITVASSHPLAVPWVGFIKSHFMAKTDEILAGTGNYEIDWQEAFGGQLYKINATLTSVEQGITDIGWVFSMLEPAKLPLSQASSYAPFATANPPAQLALTWDLMQSNDEFRKEWEQYNIKVLGLTGTDSYDVYTAEPVNTFADLDGIKLSAPGVLGNWLRGTGANAVDGALTTYYTDIQTGVSEGTLSLALGILPTKTYEVAPYISRFDIGTAFSGAVAINKDTWDGLPEEVQNAMVEAGAYYTESHANDLVERHEAAIDKMVEVGAGQSTPVTVIKIPDAEREAWVNNLPDIATEWVEELEGRGVGARAFMKAYMEGLRDRGEAPVRNWDENL from the coding sequence ATGAACAAGTTGACAAAGGCGCTCCTTGCCAGCGCCGTTTGCATGGTCCCCTACAACGCGCTCGCGACGGAGAGCATCAACATCACCGTTGCGTCGAGCCATCCGCTCGCGGTGCCCTGGGTGGGCTTCATCAAGAGCCACTTCATGGCGAAGACCGACGAGATCCTCGCCGGGACCGGCAACTACGAGATCGACTGGCAGGAAGCGTTCGGCGGCCAGCTCTACAAGATCAACGCGACGCTGACCTCGGTCGAGCAGGGCATCACCGACATTGGCTGGGTGTTCTCGATGCTGGAGCCGGCCAAGCTGCCGCTGAGCCAGGCATCGTCCTACGCGCCGTTTGCAACGGCCAATCCGCCGGCCCAGCTCGCGCTGACCTGGGACCTCATGCAAAGCAACGATGAGTTTCGCAAGGAATGGGAGCAGTACAACATCAAGGTTCTGGGCCTCACCGGCACCGACAGCTACGATGTGTACACCGCCGAGCCGGTCAACACCTTCGCGGATCTTGACGGGATCAAGCTCTCCGCGCCCGGCGTTCTGGGCAACTGGCTGCGCGGGACGGGCGCCAATGCCGTCGACGGTGCGCTGACCACCTACTACACCGACATTCAGACCGGCGTTTCGGAAGGGACCTTGTCGCTGGCGCTCGGCATCCTGCCGACCAAGACCTACGAGGTCGCCCCCTACATTTCGCGGTTCGACATCGGCACCGCCTTCTCGGGCGCTGTCGCCATCAACAAGGACACCTGGGACGGTCTGCCCGAAGAAGTGCAGAACGCCATGGTCGAGGCCGGCGCCTACTACACCGAATCCCACGCCAACGATCTGGTGGAGCGCCACGAAGCGGCCATCGACAAGATGGTCGAGGTCGGCGCCGGACAAAGCACGCCCGTCACCGTCATCAAGATTCCGGACGCCGAGCGTGAGGCGTGGGTCAACAACCTGCCCGACATTGCGACCGAGTGGGTTGAAGAGCTGGAAGGCCGCGGCGTTGGCGCCCGCGCATTCATGAAAGCGTACATGGAAGGCCTGCGCGACCGCGGCGAGGCCCCGGTGCGCAACTGGGATGAGAATCTTTAA
- a CDS encoding CoA transferase, whose product MKILKNVRVVEMGTFITGPACAMHLADLGADVIKVERPETGDPFRAFKGGLYSPHYQTYNRNKRSIALDTKDPDDLAVFYDLIETADVFIQNFRPGVADKLGVGEDALRKRRPDLIYCAITGFGQDGPARDRPAFDTVAQAASGYLRLLTPPANPRVIGPAIADAVTGHYAALGVVAALLERAQGGKGRRLDISMLEAMSHFNLDSFTHFFSVGEVMGPLSRPSVSQSYTFECADGKWVAIHMSSPPKFWTGLTEAVGMPELTTDPRFEERLERINHQDDLIEILTPVFRTKMRDDWCALLLDEGVPHSPAYDSDEALESPQAQHLRIAVDTDHPEMGASRTVRAPYWFDGEADLDVAAPPTLDEHGDEIRGELKNRATA is encoded by the coding sequence GTGAAGATCCTGAAAAACGTCCGCGTTGTGGAAATGGGCACCTTCATCACCGGACCTGCCTGCGCCATGCACCTTGCGGATCTCGGCGCCGACGTCATCAAGGTGGAGCGACCGGAAACCGGTGACCCGTTCCGCGCCTTCAAGGGCGGCCTCTACTCGCCCCATTACCAGACCTACAACCGCAACAAGCGGTCCATCGCGCTCGACACCAAGGACCCCGACGACCTTGCCGTCTTCTACGACCTGATCGAGACAGCGGACGTCTTCATCCAGAATTTCCGCCCCGGTGTCGCCGACAAGCTGGGCGTTGGCGAGGATGCGCTGCGCAAGCGGCGACCGGATCTGATCTATTGCGCCATCACCGGCTTCGGGCAGGACGGCCCGGCACGAGACCGGCCGGCATTCGACACCGTTGCGCAGGCTGCATCCGGCTATCTGCGGCTCCTCACCCCACCCGCCAACCCGCGGGTGATCGGCCCGGCCATTGCCGATGCGGTGACCGGGCACTACGCCGCGCTCGGCGTGGTGGCGGCGCTGCTGGAACGCGCGCAGGGCGGCAAGGGCCGGCGCCTCGACATCTCGATGCTGGAGGCGATGAGCCACTTCAACCTCGACTCCTTCACCCACTTTTTCTCGGTGGGCGAAGTGATGGGGCCGCTCAGCCGCCCCAGCGTATCCCAGTCCTACACCTTTGAATGCGCGGACGGAAAATGGGTCGCGATCCACATGTCCTCGCCGCCGAAATTCTGGACCGGGCTCACCGAAGCGGTCGGCATGCCGGAGCTGACCACCGACCCGCGCTTCGAGGAGCGGCTGGAGCGGATCAACCACCAGGACGACCTGATCGAGATCCTGACGCCTGTCTTCAGGACGAAGATGCGCGATGACTGGTGCGCACTCCTTCTGGACGAAGGCGTGCCCCATTCGCCGGCCTACGATTCCGACGAGGCGCTGGAAAGTCCGCAGGCGCAGCATCTGCGCATTGCGGTTGACACCGACCACCCCGAAATGGGCGCCTCCCGCACGGTGCGTGCGCCCTACTGGTTCGACGGCGAGGCCGACCTCGATGTGGCAGCACCGCCGACCCTCGACGAACACGGCGATGAGATCCGCGGCGAACTGAAGAACCGCGCCACCGCCTGA
- a CDS encoding citryl-CoA lyase — translation MRIGKQDQAFTAIATSDAESVTVRGKDLCNELIGRIGFTDYFWLLVTGTEPSETQRLLTEACLVSIAEHGLVPSVQAARMTLAAGPDAWQGAMSAGLLGMGSVVAGSSEVSGRYFVSVMERAGDGDLEEACRASLSELRAEKKKVPGLGHPQHSAGDPRADRLFALADEHGASGRAIATARMLSRVAPDIYGRPLPVNVSGAIPAVMIDIGWPVDAMKGIPLLARAAGLVAHLFEESQRSIGFIMSNHADQSITYDGPAAAPERD, via the coding sequence GTGCGCATCGGCAAGCAGGATCAGGCCTTTACTGCGATTGCGACCTCCGATGCGGAGAGCGTTACCGTCCGCGGCAAGGATCTGTGCAACGAGCTGATCGGCCGCATCGGCTTCACCGATTATTTCTGGCTGCTGGTCACCGGCACCGAGCCGAGCGAGACGCAGCGCCTTTTGACCGAAGCGTGCCTCGTTTCCATTGCCGAGCACGGGCTGGTGCCCAGCGTTCAGGCGGCACGGATGACGCTCGCGGCGGGTCCGGACGCCTGGCAGGGCGCAATGTCGGCGGGCCTTCTCGGCATGGGTTCGGTGGTTGCCGGAAGCTCCGAGGTTTCGGGCCGCTATTTCGTGTCCGTGATGGAGCGCGCGGGCGACGGCGATCTTGAGGAGGCCTGCCGCGCCAGCCTTTCGGAGTTGCGGGCCGAGAAGAAGAAGGTGCCGGGGCTCGGCCATCCGCAGCATTCCGCAGGCGATCCGCGAGCCGACAGGCTGTTTGCGCTGGCCGACGAGCACGGCGCATCCGGCCGCGCCATCGCGACCGCGCGGATGCTCTCCAGGGTGGCGCCGGACATTTACGGCCGCCCGCTCCCGGTCAATGTTTCCGGCGCGATTCCCGCAGTGATGATCGACATCGGCTGGCCGGTGGACGCGATGAAGGGCATTCCTCTTCTGGCCCGCGCCGCAGGGCTGGTGGCGCATCTCTTCGAGGAATCGCAGCGCTCCATCGGGTTCATCATGTCGAACCACGCCGACCAGTCGATCACCTATGACGGCCCGGCCGCCGCCCCAGAGCGCGATTGA
- a CDS encoding dioxygenase gives MEINQYNLTDAVKDSFKAKDDARFTLLLETMLDHLHDFVRETSLTHEEWMGILNFLYDCGKISTPERHEFILLSDVLGLSALVDMINTRGGATEGSNLGPFYLDNAPVKALGAHIADDRPGATVLCMGQVRDTLGHPLPGAVVDTWQADGAGTYPIQEEGQDKYDLRAKFTCDDEGRYFYTTVLPMPYTVPYDGPVGKLLRAGDRHAWRAAHLHYIVGAPRMRPITTEVFFANTDYLDNDAVFGVRDSLIGKVVRIKRGEELGVEVEKQPDAKLAFDFVLAPA, from the coding sequence GTGGAGATCAATCAGTACAATCTGACAGATGCGGTAAAAGACAGCTTCAAGGCCAAGGATGACGCCCGTTTTACGCTGCTGCTGGAGACGATGCTCGATCATCTCCACGATTTTGTGCGCGAAACATCGCTGACGCACGAAGAGTGGATGGGCATCCTCAATTTTCTTTATGATTGCGGAAAGATCTCCACGCCAGAGCGGCATGAATTCATCTTGCTGTCAGACGTGCTGGGTCTGTCTGCGCTGGTGGACATGATCAACACCCGCGGCGGGGCGACGGAAGGCAGCAACCTCGGCCCGTTCTATCTGGACAATGCGCCCGTGAAGGCGCTCGGCGCCCATATTGCCGACGATCGGCCCGGCGCCACCGTGCTGTGCATGGGGCAGGTGCGCGACACGCTCGGCCATCCGCTGCCCGGCGCGGTGGTCGACACCTGGCAGGCGGACGGCGCCGGCACCTATCCCATCCAGGAGGAGGGCCAGGACAAGTACGACCTGCGCGCCAAATTCACCTGTGACGACGAGGGGCGCTACTTCTACACCACCGTCCTGCCCATGCCCTACACCGTTCCCTATGACGGGCCGGTCGGCAAGCTCCTGCGCGCCGGAGACCGACATGCGTGGCGCGCGGCGCATCTTCACTATATCGTCGGCGCACCGCGGATGCGGCCCATCACCACCGAGGTCTTCTTTGCCAACACCGACTATCTCGACAACGACGCGGTGTTCGGCGTGCGCGACTCGCTGATCGGCAAGGTCGTGCGCATCAAGCGCGGCGAGGAACTGGGCGTGGAGGTCGAAAAGCAGCCTGACGCTAAGCTCGCGTTCGACTTCGTCCTTGCACCGGCCTGA
- a CDS encoding IclR family transcriptional regulator C-terminal domain-containing protein: MGRPLKQGEPPDPSRRSEFVEGLAKGLAVLECFDAENPAMNLSEVARRAGLSPSAARRSLITLSALGYIGQAGKTFHLKSKLLGLGSAVLLTARIEETLNPELRALVTRFGDASSVATLDGHDVIYVAHHSVQRARRRMAFAGARYPATATSLGRVILAGLPPHELDAFFATLTPAPLTEHTVVDKRRLREIIDETRQNDHAVSVDQLDYGITALAVPIRAPDGAVVAALNTSGYSGSVSPESLIGDRLEALRSAAAVIAQTLLRYPVLTNILRASTVIAPASTETESSERTP; encoded by the coding sequence ATGGGGCGACCGCTGAAACAGGGCGAGCCGCCCGACCCGTCACGCCGTTCGGAGTTCGTCGAAGGCCTCGCGAAGGGCCTTGCCGTGCTGGAATGCTTCGACGCCGAAAATCCGGCGATGAACCTCAGCGAGGTGGCGCGCCGGGCGGGGCTGTCCCCGTCCGCGGCACGCCGCAGCCTCATCACGCTGTCGGCGCTCGGCTACATCGGCCAGGCGGGCAAGACGTTCCACCTCAAGTCCAAGCTCCTCGGCCTCGGCTCCGCCGTGCTGCTGACCGCCCGGATCGAGGAAACGCTGAACCCGGAGCTGCGCGCTCTGGTCACCCGGTTCGGCGATGCGTCGTCGGTCGCGACGCTCGACGGGCATGACGTCATCTATGTGGCGCACCATTCGGTGCAGCGAGCCCGCCGCAGGATGGCGTTCGCCGGTGCGCGCTATCCCGCAACGGCAACCTCGCTCGGCAGGGTCATTCTTGCCGGCCTCCCCCCGCACGAGCTGGACGCCTTTTTCGCGACGCTGACCCCCGCCCCGCTCACCGAGCACACCGTCGTCGACAAGAGGCGCCTGCGCGAAATCATCGACGAGACGCGCCAGAACGACCACGCCGTCTCCGTCGACCAGCTGGACTACGGGATCACGGCGCTTGCAGTGCCGATCCGCGCGCCGGACGGGGCGGTGGTCGCGGCGCTCAACACCTCCGGCTATTCGGGCTCCGTCAGCCCCGAAAGCCTGATCGGGGACCGGCTCGAAGCGCTGCGCAGTGCCGCCGCCGTCATCGCGCAGACGCTGCTGCGTTACCCGGTCCTCACCAACATCCTGCGGGCGTCGACGGTCATCGCGCCCGCATCAACCGAAACAGAATCCTCTGAAAGGACGCCATGA
- a CDS encoding uroporphyrinogen decarboxylase family protein produces the protein MTLPLLPTSLVGSYAQPDWLIDRALLAKRFPPRTRARELWRIPEEHLAEALDDATRVAIREQEDAGLDIITDGEIRRESYSNHFATALDGIDIDNPGTALDRSGHPNPVPRIVSKISRKHAVGVRDVKFLKAHTDRPVKITVPGPFTMSQQAQNDFYPSLEDAAMDYADAVRAEVEDLFAAGADYVQLDEPYMQARPEAAEEYGLAALNRALDGVRGTTAVHICFGYAAIIHERPQGYSFLPQLSACSCNQISIETAQSKLDCSVLKELPDKTIILGVLDLSDPEVETPETIAERIRRGLEYASPERVIVAPDCGLKYLPRDVAAGKLRAMADGAAIVRAEIS, from the coding sequence ATGACCCTTCCCCTTCTTCCCACCTCGCTCGTCGGCAGCTACGCCCAGCCGGACTGGCTGATCGACCGTGCCCTGCTGGCAAAGCGCTTTCCCCCGCGCACCCGTGCGCGCGAGCTGTGGCGCATTCCCGAGGAGCACCTTGCCGAGGCGCTGGACGATGCCACCCGCGTTGCGATCCGTGAACAGGAGGACGCCGGCCTCGACATCATCACCGATGGCGAAATCCGGCGCGAAAGCTACTCCAACCACTTTGCGACCGCGCTGGACGGGATCGACATCGACAATCCGGGCACTGCGCTCGACCGTTCGGGACACCCCAACCCGGTGCCGCGGATCGTCTCGAAGATTTCCCGCAAGCATGCCGTTGGCGTGCGGGACGTGAAGTTCCTGAAGGCGCACACGGACCGGCCGGTCAAGATCACCGTGCCGGGCCCCTTCACGATGTCCCAGCAGGCGCAGAACGATTTTTACCCGAGCCTCGAAGACGCCGCGATGGACTATGCCGATGCCGTCCGCGCCGAGGTGGAAGACCTGTTTGCCGCTGGTGCCGACTACGTGCAGCTGGACGAGCCCTACATGCAGGCCCGCCCCGAGGCCGCCGAGGAGTACGGCCTTGCCGCCCTCAACCGCGCGCTGGACGGCGTGCGCGGCACCACGGCGGTGCACATCTGCTTCGGCTATGCGGCGATCATCCACGAGCGGCCGCAGGGCTACTCGTTCCTGCCCCAATTGTCCGCCTGCTCGTGCAACCAGATCTCAATCGAGACGGCTCAGTCCAAGCTCGACTGCTCGGTCCTGAAGGAGCTGCCGGACAAGACCATCATCCTCGGCGTTCTGGATCTCTCCGACCCCGAAGTGGAAACCCCCGAGACGATTGCGGAGCGGATCCGCCGCGGCCTCGAATATGCCTCGCCCGAGCGGGTGATCGTCGCGCCCGACTGCGGCCTCAAATATCTGCCGCGCGACGTTGCCGCCGGCAAGCTGAGGGCGATGGCGGACGGTGCCGCGATCGTTCGCGCCGAGATTTCCTGA
- a CDS encoding polysaccharide deacetylase family protein, which produces MNLRQMTLTFDNGPDPETTPFVLDILARRDIRTTFFVLGDKLRDPARRAVAERAHGEGHHIGNHTFNHLAPIGASLDPAAHEIEIARTEALLGDLAHPRKFFRPNGGGGEINEDLLSEAASDMLIAEAYTLVLWNVVPGDWKNPRGWPAVAREMAGKEDWPLIVLHDLPTGAMDALDGFLAALQDEGVTFVQDFPADCVPIEQGKIMRPMAPYVS; this is translated from the coding sequence ATGAATTTGCGCCAGATGACGCTGACCTTCGACAACGGCCCGGACCCCGAAACGACCCCCTTCGTCCTCGACATCCTGGCGAGGCGGGACATTCGCACGACCTTCTTCGTGCTCGGCGACAAGCTGCGCGACCCTGCCCGCCGCGCCGTGGCGGAGCGGGCGCATGGCGAGGGCCACCACATCGGCAACCACACCTTCAACCACCTCGCCCCCATTGGGGCCAGCCTCGACCCCGCCGCCCACGAAATCGAGATTGCACGGACTGAGGCGCTGCTTGGCGACCTGGCCCACCCGCGCAAATTCTTCCGGCCCAACGGCGGCGGCGGCGAGATCAACGAGGATCTCCTCAGCGAGGCCGCGTCCGACATGCTGATCGCCGAAGCCTACACGCTGGTTCTGTGGAACGTGGTGCCGGGGGACTGGAAAAACCCGCGCGGCTGGCCGGCCGTCGCACGTGAGATGGCCGGGAAAGAGGACTGGCCGCTGATCGTGCTGCACGACCTCCCCACCGGTGCGATGGATGCGCTCGACGGCTTTCTGGCCGCCCTTCAGGACGAGGGCGTCACCTTCGTGCAGGACTTCCCGGCCGATTGCGTGCCCATCGAGCAAGGCAAAATCATGCGGCCGATGGCGCCCTACGTGTCGTAG
- a CDS encoding flotillin domain-containing protein: protein MPGLVTVLVVVVLIIVLVVVVLARLYRKATREVSLIRTGLGGQKTVLAGGAIALPYFHDVTEVNMRTLRLEVARSGEQSLITKDRLRVDIGASFAVAVDGTPEAVARAAQTLGDRTFSADKIKDIVEGKLVDALRAVAARRTMDELHEGRSEYVREVREMIADDLAENGLRLQSVSLTALDQTSFASLDENNAFNAVGMRKLAEVIATSKKERARIDADAEVAVTLSAMEATRRKLEIEREEEEARIGQHRDIETWKAAQQAEISARRAESERAAEEARIAKDNGLKAARIASDRAIRASEIARDLEVQAAEISKSLDLELQEQERRIKVSERQQAESAARAAADFARAEAAKAEEAIVTARRMAEAEREKALALLVAQEAAEADGERLRILALAEKDAAEGHAAARLSAANAEAEAEVSRTKSLRERLMAEAEGVRALAEAENLLEPHIVAMREELARIEALPRTISEMVKPAERIDSIRIHNINGLGGQAGAGAEGGSDKPPVNQALDSILGMAVQLPALKALGDELGLSMKQAAKTAKDTTASDDET from the coding sequence ATGCCCGGCCTGGTGACCGTTCTCGTCGTTGTCGTCCTCATCATCGTTCTGGTGGTGGTGGTGCTGGCAAGGCTCTACCGCAAGGCAACGCGGGAGGTGAGCCTCATCCGCACCGGCCTCGGCGGGCAGAAGACCGTCCTTGCCGGCGGCGCCATCGCGCTGCCCTACTTCCACGACGTGACGGAGGTGAACATGCGCACCCTCCGCCTGGAGGTGGCGCGGTCCGGCGAACAGAGCCTCATCACCAAGGACCGCCTGCGCGTCGACATTGGAGCAAGCTTCGCCGTCGCGGTCGACGGCACGCCCGAGGCGGTGGCGCGGGCGGCACAGACGCTGGGCGACCGCACCTTCAGCGCCGACAAGATCAAGGACATTGTCGAGGGCAAGCTCGTCGATGCGCTGCGCGCCGTCGCCGCCCGCCGCACCATGGACGAGCTGCACGAAGGCCGCTCGGAATACGTCCGCGAGGTGCGCGAGATGATCGCCGACGACCTCGCGGAAAACGGCCTCCGCCTCCAGTCCGTCTCGCTGACCGCGCTGGACCAGACGTCGTTTGCCTCGCTCGACGAGAACAACGCCTTCAACGCGGTGGGCATGCGCAAGCTTGCCGAGGTGATCGCCACCTCCAAGAAGGAGCGCGCGCGGATCGACGCCGACGCCGAGGTCGCCGTTACGCTGTCGGCCATGGAGGCGACGCGCCGCAAGCTGGAGATCGAGCGCGAGGAGGAGGAGGCGCGCATCGGCCAGCACCGCGACATCGAAACGTGGAAGGCCGCGCAGCAGGCCGAGATCTCCGCCCGCAGAGCCGAATCCGAGCGCGCCGCGGAGGAAGCCCGCATTGCCAAGGACAACGGCCTCAAGGCAGCCCGCATCGCCAGCGACCGCGCCATCCGCGCCTCCGAGATTGCGCGCGACCTGGAGGTGCAGGCCGCCGAGATCAGCAAGTCGCTCGACCTCGAACTGCAGGAGCAGGAGCGCCGCATCAAAGTTTCCGAACGGCAGCAGGCCGAGAGCGCCGCCCGTGCCGCCGCCGATTTCGCCCGCGCCGAGGCTGCGAAGGCCGAAGAGGCCATCGTCACCGCTCGCCGGATGGCCGAGGCCGAGCGCGAAAAGGCCCTCGCCCTCCTTGTGGCGCAGGAGGCGGCGGAGGCGGACGGAGAGCGCCTGCGCATTCTCGCACTCGCAGAGAAGGACGCGGCGGAGGGGCATGCCGCCGCCCGCCTCAGCGCCGCAAACGCCGAGGCCGAAGCGGAGGTCAGCCGCACGAAATCGCTGCGGGAGCGCCTCATGGCCGAAGCGGAGGGCGTGCGCGCTCTGGCCGAGGCGGAAAATCTTTTGGAGCCGCACATTGTGGCGATGCGCGAGGAGCTGGCGCGGATCGAGGCGCTGCCGCGGACCATCTCCGAGATGGTGAAGCCTGCCGAGCGGATCGATTCCATCCGCATCCACAACATCAATGGCCTCGGCGGACAGGCGGGCGCCGGGGCGGAGGGTGGCAGCGACAAGCCGCCGGTCAATCAGGCACTGGATTCCATCCTCGGCATGGCGGTGCAGCTCCCGGCGCTGAAGGCGCTCGGCGATGAGCTCGGCCTGTCGATGAAGCAGGCGGCCAAGACCGCAAAGGACACCACCGCCAGCGACGACGAGACATGA
- a CDS encoding dioxygenase encodes MSERKFQERLDAARAPLGAAQGHGGLVLFHAAPSLWSKAVRLALAEKGAAATAHEMQILGRRFDAGHPAYVRLRLDGIDGRPMVDGFSGRASVRHDGIDPAAVPALVDPAAERVILDPLRMLDHIAALPGPDLSPQRLRTEIARETALVDAAPFEALPYGAHPGGDTRPEPLREAVRGVHDARIRKMMEGRSLSIGHPRLIAAYDAAIRKEAAAKVFAQSAELMRGAVEEVLTLIEGLDTRLADGRQWITGEAFTLADVAWAAALGHLASLGLDIAWTGGHALNGAPRNHVAAYATRLAARETMRAAGLERPGTSARAKPAAATLPMPAARRLHEPLAGHGRDVRDDTLTAAVLATFRDTPNPRAKKVLSAFTRHLHAFLEEVEPTEEEWEFAIEFLTRTGQLSVGGRQEFILLSDVMGATARVDLINHRFPSGATENSVLGPFFVEDRPVFDNGADISGPIKGEKMFFNAKVLDTDGKPIVGARIDIWHADGDGGYDILNPEIDEAAMRGLFRSDPAGRFWFTSVLPASYPIPEDGTVGDLLRIAARSPVRPGHVHVRIEAPGFRRLTTMLFLEGDPYLDADPVFGVKQSLVESFEKKTGVRAPDGRAVPSPAWCVAYDFVLARKDR; translated from the coding sequence ATGAGCGAACGCAAGTTCCAGGAGCGCCTTGACGCTGCCCGCGCGCCCCTCGGTGCCGCGCAAGGCCACGGCGGCCTCGTCCTCTTCCACGCCGCCCCCTCGCTCTGGTCGAAGGCCGTGCGGCTGGCGCTTGCCGAAAAGGGCGCCGCCGCAACCGCGCACGAGATGCAGATCCTCGGCCGCCGCTTCGATGCCGGCCACCCCGCCTATGTGCGCCTGCGCCTCGACGGCATCGACGGCCGCCCCATGGTCGACGGCTTTTCCGGCCGCGCCAGCGTGCGCCACGACGGCATCGACCCCGCCGCCGTCCCGGCGCTGGTGGACCCCGCCGCCGAGCGCGTCATCCTCGACCCTCTCCGGATGCTCGACCACATAGCCGCCCTCCCCGGCCCGGACCTTTCCCCCCAGCGCCTTCGCACCGAAATCGCCCGCGAGACCGCGCTCGTCGACGCCGCCCCCTTCGAGGCGCTCCCCTACGGCGCGCACCCCGGCGGCGACACAAGGCCCGAGCCGCTGCGCGAGGCCGTGCGCGGCGTCCACGATGCGCGCATCCGCAAGATGATGGAGGGGCGCTCGCTCTCGATCGGCCATCCGCGCCTGATCGCGGCCTACGATGCCGCCATCCGCAAGGAGGCCGCCGCCAAGGTCTTTGCCCAATCGGCGGAGTTGATGCGCGGCGCCGTAGAGGAGGTGCTGACGCTGATCGAAGGCCTCGACACCCGCCTCGCCGACGGCAGGCAGTGGATCACCGGCGAGGCCTTCACCCTGGCCGACGTTGCGTGGGCCGCCGCGCTTGGCCATCTCGCCTCGCTCGGCCTCGACATCGCGTGGACCGGCGGCCATGCGCTGAACGGCGCGCCGCGCAATCATGTCGCCGCCTACGCCACGCGCCTTGCCGCCCGCGAGACGATGCGCGCCGCCGGCCTTGAACGCCCCGGCACATCGGCGCGCGCAAAACCCGCCGCGGCGACGCTGCCGATGCCCGCCGCACGGCGCCTGCACGAACCCTTGGCAGGCCATGGCCGCGACGTGCGCGACGACACGCTGACCGCCGCCGTCCTCGCCACATTCCGCGATACGCCGAACCCGCGCGCCAAGAAAGTGCTCTCGGCGTTCACCCGCCATCTCCACGCGTTTCTGGAGGAGGTGGAGCCGACCGAGGAGGAGTGGGAATTTGCCATCGAATTCCTGACGCGCACCGGGCAGCTCAGCGTCGGCGGGCGGCAGGAGTTCATCCTCCTGTCCGACGTGATGGGCGCCACCGCCCGCGTCGACCTCATCAACCACCGCTTCCCGAGCGGCGCGACGGAGAACTCCGTCCTCGGCCCGTTCTTCGTGGAGGACCGCCCCGTCTTCGACAACGGCGCGGACATTTCCGGCCCCATCAAGGGCGAGAAGATGTTCTTCAATGCCAAAGTCCTCGACACAGACGGAAAGCCCATCGTCGGCGCGCGGATCGACATCTGGCATGCCGACGGCGATGGCGGCTACGACATCCTCAACCCGGAGATCGACGAGGCGGCCATGCGCGGTCTCTTCCGCTCGGACCCCGCGGGCCGGTTCTGGTTCACCTCGGTGCTGCCCGCCAGCTACCCGATCCCCGAGGACGGCACGGTCGGCGATCTCCTGCGCATCGCAGCGCGCTCGCCCGTCCGCCCCGGCCACGTCCATGTGCGCATCGAGGCACCGGGCTTCCGCCGGCTCACCACCATGCTTTTCCTGGAGGGCGACCCCTACCTCGATGCCGACCCGGTGTTCGGCGTGAAGCAGTCGCTCGTCGAAAGCTTCGAGAAGAAGACCGGCGTTCGCGCGCCGGACGGGCGCGCCGTGCCATCGCCGGCCTGGTGCGTCGCCTACGATTTCGTTCTGGCGCGGAAGGACCGATGA